One window from the genome of Streptomyces sp. WZ-12 encodes:
- a CDS encoding carbohydrate ABC transporter permease, whose product MSGRRGRGARAAAGFVLPFLALFALCYLAPVCYAVWTSLRRTVRTGPLGLGRQHEVFAGLANYGRALADDRFLAGFGRVLLFGAVQIPLMTALATVLALLLDSAAARWVPFFRGAFFLPYGVPGVIASILWGFLYVPGLSPLVRIAQAVGWDVDFLSRGSVLWALANIVTWQFTGYTMLVLIAQLKSVPGELYEAARIDGASGWQVARHIKLPLIRPALVLTTVFSIIGTLQLFAEPMVLRPLTSSIDSGYTPNLHAYSEAFVGGNAHRAAAEAVLLALVACAASFGFLRLVGGRGRQP is encoded by the coding sequence ATGAGCGGGCGCCGCGGGCGGGGCGCGCGGGCCGCGGCCGGCTTCGTGCTGCCGTTCCTCGCCCTCTTCGCGCTGTGCTACCTCGCTCCGGTCTGCTACGCGGTGTGGACCAGCCTGCGGCGCACCGTGCGCACCGGCCCGCTCGGCCTGGGGCGGCAGCACGAGGTGTTCGCCGGTCTCGCCAACTACGGCCGCGCGTTGGCCGACGACCGATTCCTGGCCGGCTTCGGCCGGGTGCTGCTCTTCGGCGCCGTGCAGATCCCGTTGATGACGGCGCTGGCCACCGTCCTTGCGCTGCTCCTGGACAGCGCCGCCGCCCGTTGGGTGCCCTTCTTCCGCGGCGCGTTCTTCCTGCCGTACGGGGTGCCGGGGGTGATCGCCTCGATCCTGTGGGGCTTCCTCTACGTCCCCGGCCTCAGCCCGTTGGTGCGGATCGCCCAAGCGGTCGGCTGGGACGTCGACTTCCTCTCCCGGGGCAGCGTGCTGTGGGCCCTCGCCAACATCGTCACCTGGCAGTTCACCGGCTACACCATGCTGGTGCTGATCGCCCAGCTCAAGTCCGTGCCCGGCGAGTTGTACGAGGCGGCGCGGATCGACGGCGCGAGCGGCTGGCAGGTGGCCCGGCACATCAAACTGCCGCTGATCCGGCCGGCGTTGGTGCTCACCACGGTCTTCAGCATCATCGGCACCCTCCAACTGTTCGCCGAGCCGATGGTGCTGCGCCCGCTGACCTCCTCCATCGACTCCGGCTACACCCCCAACCTGCACGCCTACAGCGAGGCGTTCGTCGGCGGCAACGCGCACCGGGCGGCGGCCGAGGCGGTGCTGCTGGCGTTGGTGGCGTGCGCGGCCTCGTTCGGCTTCCTGCGGCTGGTCGGCGGGCGCGGGAGGCAGCCCTGA
- a CDS encoding carbohydrate ABC transporter permease, whose translation MSAQAATVRHRIITASLLAVAALYFLAPVYWLVVSATKSSADLFGTFGFWFSAHPRPVRYLTDVLAYDHGVYLRWFANSLLYAGLGALCATLLSAAAGYALAKFPFRGRETVFGLVLAGVLIPSTALALPLYFLFSALGLADTYWAVLIPSVVSPFGVYLCRIYAAAAVPDALLEAARIDGAGEGRIFAGLGLRLMGPALITVFLFQFVHIWNNYFLPLVMLSDSDLYPVQLGLTTWIGYADRQPVLYQYTVGGALLSVLPLMVLMTVLQRYWRTGLTEGSVKA comes from the coding sequence ATGAGCGCCCAGGCCGCCACGGTCCGCCACCGGATCATCACCGCCTCCCTGTTGGCCGTCGCCGCCCTCTATTTCCTGGCGCCCGTCTACTGGTTGGTCGTCTCGGCCACCAAGAGCAGCGCCGATCTCTTCGGCACCTTCGGCTTCTGGTTCTCCGCCCACCCGCGGCCGGTCCGGTACCTCACCGATGTCCTCGCCTACGACCACGGCGTCTACCTCCGCTGGTTCGCCAACTCCCTGCTGTACGCGGGGCTCGGCGCGCTCTGCGCCACCCTGCTGTCGGCCGCGGCGGGCTATGCGCTGGCCAAGTTCCCGTTCCGGGGCCGGGAGACGGTCTTCGGACTGGTGCTGGCCGGGGTGCTGATCCCGAGCACCGCGCTGGCGCTGCCGCTGTACTTCCTCTTCAGCGCGCTGGGGCTGGCCGACACCTACTGGGCGGTGCTGATCCCCAGTGTGGTCAGCCCGTTCGGGGTGTACCTGTGCCGGATCTACGCGGCCGCCGCGGTGCCGGACGCGCTGCTGGAGGCGGCCCGGATCGACGGGGCGGGCGAGGGCCGGATCTTCGCCGGGCTGGGGCTGCGGCTGATGGGGCCGGCGCTGATCACCGTCTTCCTGTTCCAGTTCGTGCACATCTGGAACAACTACTTCCTGCCGCTGGTGATGCTCTCCGACTCCGACCTCTACCCGGTCCAACTGGGCCTGACCACCTGGATCGGCTACGCCGACCGGCAGCCGGTTCTCTACCAGTACACGGTCGGCGGCGCGCTGCTGTCGGTGCTGCCGCTGATGGTCCTGATGACGGTCCTCCAGCGGTACTGGCGCACGGGGTTGACCGAGGGGAGCGTCAAGGCGTGA
- the npdG gene encoding NADPH-dependent F420 reductase yields the protein MTTSDAAATPSATPSAGSSDAAKPAARDPWALPDVSGLVIGVLGGTGDQGRGLAYRFARAGHKVIIGSRAAERAQAAAAEPLLGGLGVEGAANADCARRSDVVIVAVPWEGHAKTLEALREELAGTLVIDCVNPLGFDKKGAYALKPEEGSAAEQAAALLPESRVTAAFHHLSAVLLQDPEIAEIDTDVMVLGESRADTDLVQALAGRIPGMRGVFAGRLRNAHQVESLVANLISVNRRYKAHAGLRVTDV from the coding sequence ATGACTACTTCTGACGCTGCTGCGACCCCGTCCGCGACCCCGTCCGCCGGTTCGTCCGACGCCGCCAAGCCGGCCGCCCGCGACCCCTGGGCCCTGCCCGACGTCTCCGGCCTGGTGATCGGTGTGCTCGGCGGCACCGGCGACCAGGGCCGCGGCCTGGCCTACCGGTTCGCCCGGGCCGGCCACAAGGTGATCATCGGCTCCCGGGCCGCCGAGCGCGCCCAAGCGGCCGCCGCGGAGCCCCTGTTGGGCGGCCTGGGCGTGGAGGGCGCCGCCAACGCCGACTGCGCGCGGCGCAGCGACGTGGTGATCGTCGCGGTGCCCTGGGAGGGCCACGCCAAGACGTTGGAGGCGCTCCGCGAGGAACTGGCCGGCACGTTGGTGATCGACTGCGTCAACCCGCTCGGCTTCGACAAGAAGGGCGCCTACGCGCTCAAGCCGGAGGAGGGCAGCGCCGCCGAGCAGGCCGCCGCGCTGCTGCCGGAGTCCCGGGTCACCGCAGCGTTCCACCACCTCTCCGCGGTGCTGCTCCAGGACCCGGAGATCGCCGAGATCGACACCGACGTGATGGTGCTGGGCGAGAGCCGGGCCGACACCGACCTGGTGCAGGCGCTGGCCGGCCGCATCCCGGGGATGCGCGGGGTCTTCGCCGGCCGGCTGCGCAACGCCCACCAGGTCGAGTCGCTGGTCGCCAACCTGATCTCGGTCAACCGCCGCTACAAGGCGCACGCCGGGCTGCGGGTCACCGACGTCTGA
- a CDS encoding site-2 protease family protein — MTTAVPRAERRVHPVFLALVAVLAVSGWAVWSGTLAANTGFAVFLFVVAGWVVSLCLHEYAHARTALHGGDLTVGAKGYLTLNPLVYSHALLSIVLPVLFVIMGGIGLPGGAVFIERDRIRGRWRHSLISAAGPLTNVLFAVVISAPFWLGALDGIPDTFRYALAFLALLQVTAAILNFLPVPGLDGYGVLEPWLSRGLRRQVEPFAPFGMLVVFGLLWVPEVNQVFFELVHTVLRGLGVPAWDTYWGQEFFRFWQGEPQVPQVGGVG, encoded by the coding sequence ATGACCACCGCCGTCCCGCGCGCCGAACGCCGCGTCCATCCGGTCTTCCTCGCGCTCGTCGCCGTCCTCGCGGTCTCCGGATGGGCGGTGTGGAGCGGCACGCTCGCGGCCAACACCGGTTTCGCGGTCTTCCTGTTCGTGGTCGCCGGCTGGGTGGTGTCGCTGTGCCTGCACGAGTACGCGCACGCCCGCACCGCGCTGCACGGCGGCGACCTCACGGTCGGCGCGAAGGGCTATCTCACCCTCAACCCGCTGGTCTACTCGCATGCGCTGCTGAGCATCGTGCTGCCGGTGCTCTTCGTGATCATGGGCGGGATCGGGCTGCCGGGCGGCGCGGTCTTCATCGAACGCGACCGGATCCGGGGCCGCTGGCGGCACAGCCTGATCTCGGCCGCCGGCCCGCTGACCAACGTGCTCTTCGCGGTCGTGATCAGCGCGCCGTTCTGGCTGGGCGCCCTGGACGGCATCCCGGACACCTTCCGCTACGCGCTGGCGTTCCTGGCCCTGCTCCAGGTGACCGCGGCGATCCTGAACTTCCTGCCGGTGCCCGGGCTGGACGGCTACGGCGTGCTCGAACCATGGCTGTCCCGCGGGCTGCGACGCCAGGTCGAGCCGTTCGCGCCGTTCGGGATGCTGGTGGTCTTCGGGCTGCTGTGGGTCCCGGAGGTCAACCAGGTCTTCTTCGAGCTGGTGCACACCGTCCTGCGGGGGCTGGGCGTGCCGGCCTGGGACACCTACTGGGGCCAGGAGTTCTTCCGCTTCTGGCAGGGCGAGCCGCAGGTGCCGCAGGTCGGCGGCGTGGGGTGA
- a CDS encoding BTAD domain-containing putative transcriptional regulator, producing MRYGILGTTQAGRADGTPVALGGARLRALLAALALHPGRALPADALIADVWGADPPADAPGALQALVGRLRRALGRSAIASVDGGYLLSAEPDAVDLHRFERLTAEGGRALDAGDPARAAALLDEGLALWRGPALVDLPDAAMEAARAESRRLDAQRLRLAADLDLGRAAAALPALTALCQDRPLDEPLQVLRLRALRDAGRSAEALAAYEEIRTGLADRLGADPGPELRALHAELLRPDLAAAPAPPPPPAPSPAATPLTGNLRARLTSFVGREQDLAALRGDLAAHRLVTLLGPGGAGKTRLSQEGAERAAAALPDAWPHGVWLAELAPVDDPRTVPEAVLTALGARETVVLGTTADGLRHASDVTDPHARLAEHCTGRRMLLVLDNCEHVIDAAAELVERLLTACPGVTVLATSREPLAVPGEVVRPVEPLPDPVALRLLADRGAAARPGFDVAADAETAAACAEICRRLDGLPLAIELAAARLRMMTPRQIADRLDDRFRLLTTGSRTLLPRQQTLRAVVDWSWDLTDAPERAVLRRLSVFAGGCELAAAEEVCAGDGVAADEVAGLLGSLIDKSLVVAAPGDGDGTGQMRYRLLETVAEYAGERLDEAGERAAVERRHLVAHRELARTLDPLLRGPKQRGAIDRLELEHDNLRTALRRAIAARDEQEALCLVLSLQWFWSLRDHRGDARTWAAAVGELGPNPFVAPVEPAPDLHVQPIDAPPPMPPELLLEARRQVRLVSLSAMDSDLEALRRPDMQQELAGIIAAYRGGMPQTCKVPGVMWYYAVLIDGRWEELAELVDVAVEACRGHGYDWELAYVLQMRSKVLNDHAGGLDQAMLDADEALRIFLRLGDGWGAAEALAGRGESAEKRGDFDAAARDYRAAMVHAEDLGAHGQTLVLRARLGAVMIEDGRPEDGERLLREVLAEAEDRHSGRDAVPFTRMTLAMWLQVAGRTKEARRELLLVRDAFAAHGPDIFRGVLEGSLVSLDVDEGQHGPDLLVRARRAIALTRDPLAQIVAPDLPLVQLLTGARALLAVRGADAARDAARLVGAYEAGRARSHMVPRIIRDERARTEAAARALLGDAAYAAALAEGGELSLDEATALI from the coding sequence GTGCGCTACGGAATTCTCGGCACCACCCAGGCCGGCCGGGCCGACGGTACCCCCGTCGCCCTCGGTGGCGCCCGGCTGCGCGCGCTGCTCGCCGCGCTCGCGCTGCACCCCGGCCGGGCGCTGCCCGCGGACGCCCTGATCGCCGACGTCTGGGGCGCGGACCCGCCGGCCGACGCCCCCGGCGCCCTCCAGGCGCTGGTCGGCCGGTTGCGCCGCGCCCTGGGCCGGTCCGCGATCGCCTCCGTCGACGGCGGCTATCTGCTGTCCGCCGAGCCGGACGCGGTGGACCTGCACCGCTTCGAGCGGCTGACGGCGGAGGGCGGCCGGGCGCTGGACGCCGGCGACCCGGCCCGGGCGGCCGCCCTGCTGGACGAGGGCCTGGCCCTCTGGCGCGGCCCGGCCCTGGTGGACCTGCCCGACGCGGCCATGGAGGCGGCCCGCGCCGAGAGCCGCCGGCTGGATGCCCAGCGGCTCCGGCTCGCCGCCGACCTGGACCTGGGCCGGGCCGCCGCGGCGCTGCCGGCGCTGACCGCGCTCTGCCAGGACCGCCCGCTGGACGAGCCGCTCCAGGTGCTGCGGCTGCGCGCGCTGCGGGACGCCGGTCGCTCTGCCGAGGCGCTCGCCGCCTACGAGGAGATACGCACCGGCCTCGCCGACCGCCTGGGCGCCGACCCCGGCCCGGAGCTGCGCGCCCTCCACGCCGAACTGCTGCGACCCGACCTCGCCGCGGCGCCCGCGCCGCCGCCCCCGCCCGCCCCGTCGCCCGCCGCCACGCCCCTGACCGGCAATCTCCGGGCCCGCCTCACCTCCTTCGTCGGCCGGGAGCAGGACCTGGCCGCACTCCGCGGCGACCTGGCCGCGCACCGACTGGTGACGCTGCTGGGCCCGGGCGGCGCCGGCAAGACCCGGCTCTCCCAGGAGGGCGCCGAGAGAGCCGCGGCCGCGCTGCCGGACGCCTGGCCGCACGGCGTCTGGCTGGCCGAGCTGGCGCCGGTGGACGATCCGCGGACGGTGCCGGAGGCGGTGCTGACCGCGCTCGGCGCCCGCGAGACGGTGGTCCTCGGCACCACCGCCGACGGGCTGCGGCACGCCTCCGACGTGACGGACCCGCACGCCCGGCTCGCCGAACACTGCACGGGCCGCCGGATGTTGCTGGTGCTGGACAACTGCGAGCACGTCATCGACGCCGCCGCGGAGCTCGTCGAGCGGCTGCTGACCGCCTGCCCGGGCGTGACCGTGCTGGCCACCAGCCGGGAGCCGCTGGCCGTACCGGGCGAGGTGGTGCGGCCGGTGGAGCCGCTGCCCGACCCGGTGGCGCTGCGGCTGCTGGCCGACCGCGGGGCCGCCGCCCGCCCCGGCTTCGACGTGGCGGCCGACGCGGAGACCGCGGCGGCCTGCGCGGAGATCTGCCGCCGGTTGGACGGGCTGCCGCTGGCGATCGAACTGGCCGCCGCCCGGCTCCGGATGATGACGCCCCGCCAGATCGCGGACCGGCTCGACGACCGCTTCCGGCTGCTCACCACCGGGAGCCGCACCCTGCTGCCGCGCCAACAGACGCTGCGTGCGGTGGTGGACTGGTCCTGGGACCTCACCGACGCGCCCGAACGGGCGGTGCTGCGGCGGCTGTCGGTCTTCGCCGGCGGCTGCGAACTGGCCGCCGCCGAGGAGGTCTGCGCGGGCGACGGCGTCGCCGCCGATGAGGTCGCCGGGCTGCTCGGCTCGCTGATCGACAAGTCGCTGGTGGTCGCCGCCCCGGGCGACGGCGACGGCACCGGGCAGATGCGCTACCGGCTGCTGGAGACGGTGGCCGAGTACGCCGGCGAGCGGTTGGACGAGGCCGGCGAACGGGCCGCCGTGGAGCGCCGCCACCTGGTCGCCCACCGCGAACTGGCCCGTACCCTCGACCCGTTGCTGCGCGGCCCGAAGCAGCGCGGCGCGATCGACCGGCTGGAGCTGGAGCACGACAACCTGCGCACCGCGCTGCGCCGCGCCATCGCCGCCCGTGACGAGCAGGAGGCGCTGTGCCTGGTGCTCTCCCTGCAGTGGTTCTGGTCGCTGCGCGACCACCGGGGCGACGCCCGCACCTGGGCCGCGGCCGTCGGCGAACTGGGCCCCAACCCCTTCGTCGCGCCCGTCGAACCGGCCCCCGACCTGCATGTGCAGCCCATCGACGCGCCCCCGCCGATGCCCCCCGAACTGCTGCTGGAGGCCCGTCGCCAGGTCCGGCTGGTGTCGCTGTCCGCCATGGACAGCGACCTGGAGGCGCTGCGCCGCCCGGATATGCAGCAGGAGCTGGCCGGGATCATCGCCGCCTACCGGGGCGGGATGCCGCAGACCTGCAAGGTGCCCGGGGTGATGTGGTACTACGCGGTGCTGATCGACGGCCGCTGGGAGGAGCTGGCCGAGCTGGTCGACGTCGCCGTCGAGGCGTGCCGCGGCCACGGCTACGACTGGGAGTTGGCCTACGTCCTGCAGATGCGCTCGAAGGTGCTCAACGACCATGCCGGCGGCCTGGACCAGGCGATGCTGGACGCCGACGAGGCGCTGCGGATCTTCCTGCGGCTCGGCGACGGCTGGGGCGCGGCGGAGGCGCTGGCGGGGCGCGGCGAGAGCGCCGAGAAGCGCGGCGACTTCGACGCCGCGGCGCGCGACTACCGGGCGGCGATGGTGCACGCCGAGGATCTGGGCGCGCACGGCCAAACCCTGGTGCTGCGGGCCCGGTTGGGCGCGGTGATGATCGAGGACGGCCGGCCCGAGGACGGTGAGCGGCTGCTGCGGGAGGTGCTGGCCGAGGCGGAGGACCGGCACAGCGGCCGGGACGCGGTGCCGTTCACCCGCATGACGCTGGCCATGTGGTTGCAGGTGGCCGGGCGCACCAAGGAGGCCCGTCGCGAACTCCTCCTGGTGCGGGACGCGTTCGCCGCGCACGGCCCGGACATCTTCCGGGGGGTGCTGGAGGGCTCGCTGGTCTCGCTGGACGTGGACGAGGGGCAGCACGGCCCGGACCTCCTGGTCAGGGCGCGCAGGGCGATCGCGCTGACCCGGGACCCGCTGGCGCAGATCGTCGCGCCGGACCTGCCGCTGGTGCAGTTGCTGACCGGCGCCCGGGCGCTGCTGGCGGTGCGCGGCGCGGACGCGGCGCGGGACGCGGCCCGGCTGGTCGGCGCCTACGAGGCGGGGCGGGCCCGCTCGCACATGGTGCCGCGGATCATTCGGGACGAGCGCGCCCGCACCGAGGCGGCCGCCCGCGCGCTGCTCGGCGACGCGGCGTACGCGGCCGCGCTGGCCGAGGGCGGCGAGCTCTCGCTGGACGAGGCCACCGCCCTCATCTGA
- a CDS encoding ABC transporter permease: MSAATITTGTARPTTDEGRIGLRSNLRHIGALARRNLVQIKHDPETLFDALLMPIVFILLFVYVFGGAIAGKGNQHEYVQYLVPGMMAMMGMNIAMAVGSGVNEDFRKGVMDRFRTMPIARSSVLIAKIVVEVGRMLLATAILLGMGFALGLEIRGSVLEFVAAIALSTLFGAALMWIFILLGLSVKTPQAVQGMAMLVLMPLQFGSSIFAPTQSMPGWLEGFTKVNPLSNLADAARALINGHGAVAHPALITLGWAVAITAVTMPLAVRKFRTKT, translated from the coding sequence ATGAGCGCCGCCACGATCACGACGGGCACCGCCCGACCCACCACCGACGAGGGCCGGATCGGCCTGCGCAGCAATCTGCGGCACATCGGCGCGCTGGCCCGGCGCAACCTCGTGCAGATCAAGCACGACCCGGAGACGCTCTTCGACGCGCTCCTGATGCCGATCGTCTTCATCCTGCTGTTCGTCTACGTCTTCGGCGGCGCCATCGCCGGCAAGGGCAACCAGCACGAGTACGTGCAGTACCTGGTGCCCGGCATGATGGCGATGATGGGCATGAACATCGCCATGGCGGTGGGCTCCGGCGTCAACGAGGACTTCCGCAAGGGCGTGATGGACCGCTTCCGGACGATGCCCATCGCCCGGTCCTCGGTCCTGATAGCCAAGATCGTCGTCGAGGTCGGCCGGATGCTGCTGGCCACCGCGATCCTGCTGGGCATGGGCTTCGCGCTGGGCCTGGAAATACGCGGCTCGGTACTGGAGTTCGTGGCTGCGATCGCGCTGTCCACGCTCTTCGGCGCCGCCCTGATGTGGATCTTCATCCTGCTGGGGCTGAGCGTGAAGACCCCGCAGGCGGTGCAGGGCATGGCGATGCTGGTGCTGATGCCGCTCCAGTTCGGCTCGTCGATCTTCGCGCCGACGCAGTCGATGCCCGGCTGGCTGGAGGGCTTCACCAAGGTCAACCCGCTGTCCAACCTCGCCGACGCGGCCCGCGCGCTGATCAACGGCCACGGCGCGGTGGCCCACCCGGCGCTGATCACGCTCGGCTGGGCGGTCGCCATCACCGCCGTGACCATGCCGCTGGCCGTGCGGAAGTTCCGCACCAAGACCTGA